The following are encoded in a window of Verrucomicrobiia bacterium genomic DNA:
- a CDS encoding DUF4337 family protein, with protein sequence MKTQIPEQLKADVPQTTWGKILTATPVIMTVVATMLAGLASSEMTRAQYDRSLAAQQQSKAGDQWNFFQAKRLRASLQRSTLDTVEAVAAVHPLDLAALSGVDRVPGAKAALQTGELPPLPAAPAVETNLQAALTALEGERSESEIMPLLLKVRPETLETALRAARDRALAYDAVITPISRAIDQIEAALAGNGSVEQRRDFAAARLRYAAARYDAEARLNQAIASLYELQVRQGNHSAERHHKRSQRFFFGMLAAQAAVIISTFSLAARQRSMLWSLAAGAGLAAIAFAIYVYLYV encoded by the coding sequence ATGAAGACGCAGATTCCCGAGCAGCTCAAGGCCGACGTGCCGCAAACCACCTGGGGCAAGATTCTCACCGCGACTCCGGTCATCATGACCGTGGTCGCCACCATGCTGGCCGGGCTGGCCTCCAGCGAAATGACCCGGGCGCAATACGACCGTTCGCTGGCCGCGCAGCAGCAGTCCAAGGCGGGCGACCAGTGGAATTTCTTTCAGGCCAAGCGTCTCCGGGCGTCCCTTCAACGCAGCACACTCGACACGGTGGAAGCCGTCGCTGCGGTGCATCCGCTCGACCTTGCGGCGCTTTCCGGGGTGGATCGTGTGCCAGGGGCGAAGGCGGCGTTGCAAACGGGCGAACTGCCGCCGCTCCCTGCGGCGCCCGCCGTGGAAACCAATTTGCAGGCGGCACTGACGGCGCTTGAAGGCGAACGCTCGGAGAGCGAAATCATGCCGCTCTTGCTGAAGGTCAGGCCGGAGACATTGGAGACCGCCTTGCGCGCCGCGCGGGACCGGGCGCTGGCCTACGATGCGGTGATCACGCCCATCAGTCGCGCCATCGACCAGATCGAAGCGGCTTTGGCCGGGAACGGTTCCGTGGAGCAGCGACGCGATTTTGCTGCGGCGCGGTTGCGTTACGCGGCGGCGCGCTACGATGCGGAAGCGCGGTTGAATCAGGCGATTGCCAGCCTTTACGAACTGCAGGTGCGGCAGGGCAATCACTCGGCGGAACGTCATCACAAGCGCAGCCAGCGTTTTTTCTTTGGCATGCTGGCGGCCCAGGCGGCAGTCATCATTTCGACATTCTCGCTCGCGGCCCGGCAACGCAGCATGCTGTGGTCGCTGGCGGCGGGCGCGGGCCTCGCGGCCATAGCCTTCGCCATCTACGTTTATCTCTACGTGTGA
- a CDS encoding S8 family serine peptidase, translating into MKTTWNFARGLGVLLAALLLAGGAMRANGGVRWHADQETLDVNLDGAPLIETLGQIAKQTGWHIYLEPTPGKTFTAHFNGRARGEAMRILLGDLNYAFVPQTDAATKLFVFRTTRDAATLEIQPAAAEPVIHATKYAPTQLIVRLKPGASIEALARKLGAKVKARIGDLNAYLLEFDDAAAMETARTELAGNPDVDSTDYNYFVDQPPSAQRLAGTSVGPVQLKLNPPPADGRVVVGLIDTALQSLGPELQQFLLPQISVAGEARSSSEPTHGTSMAETILRALQGTTAGQTRVQILPVDVYGPNPTTTTFDVAGGIIRAVNGGATIINLSLGSYTDSTFLHSVITQVAGEQIPVFAAAGNDPVTTPFFPAAYPESIAVTAKASYANYGSFVDMVAPGTSVVYYNGQPWLITGTSAASAYAAGLAAGVADTRGVPTADAASTVKNTFPFKSSF; encoded by the coding sequence ATGAAAACCACCTGGAACTTTGCGCGGGGGCTTGGCGTTCTGCTGGCGGCGCTGCTGCTGGCCGGCGGGGCGATGCGCGCGAACGGCGGGGTGCGCTGGCACGCGGATCAGGAGACGCTCGATGTGAATTTGGACGGCGCGCCGCTGATTGAAACGCTCGGGCAAATTGCGAAACAAACCGGCTGGCACATCTACCTGGAGCCGACTCCCGGCAAGACGTTCACCGCCCATTTCAATGGCCGCGCGCGCGGTGAGGCCATGCGCATTCTGCTGGGGGATTTGAATTATGCGTTTGTGCCGCAAACGGACGCCGCCACCAAGCTCTTCGTGTTCCGCACCACACGCGACGCCGCGACGTTGGAGATTCAGCCCGCCGCCGCCGAACCGGTGATCCACGCCACGAAGTATGCGCCCACCCAGCTCATCGTCCGCCTCAAGCCGGGCGCCAGCATCGAGGCGCTGGCCCGCAAGCTGGGCGCCAAGGTCAAGGCGCGCATTGGCGACTTGAACGCCTACCTGCTCGAGTTTGACGATGCTGCCGCCATGGAGACCGCCCGCACCGAACTGGCCGGCAACCCGGACGTGGACAGCACGGATTACAATTACTTCGTGGATCAACCGCCCTCCGCGCAGCGGCTGGCCGGGACTTCCGTGGGCCCGGTCCAGTTGAAGTTGAATCCACCGCCGGCCGATGGGCGTGTCGTGGTCGGGCTGATTGACACCGCCCTCCAATCGCTGGGCCCCGAGTTGCAGCAGTTCCTGCTGCCGCAAATCTCCGTGGCCGGCGAAGCCAGGTCATCCAGCGAACCCACGCACGGAACCTCGATGGCGGAGACGATTCTCCGCGCGTTGCAAGGCACCACGGCCGGACAAACCCGCGTGCAAATTCTTCCGGTGGACGTTTACGGTCCCAACCCGACCACCACGACCTTCGACGTGGCCGGCGGCATCATCCGCGCGGTGAACGGCGGCGCCACCATCATCAACCTCAGCCTCGGCAGCTACACGGACAGCACGTTTCTGCACAGTGTCATCACGCAGGTTGCCGGCGAGCAGATCCCCGTCTTCGCGGCGGCGGGCAACGATCCGGTCACCACGCCGTTTTTTCCCGCGGCTTATCCGGAATCCATCGCCGTCACGGCCAAGGCCAGCTACGCCAACTACGGGAGCTTTGTGGACATGGTGGCCCCCGGCACGAGCGTGGTGTATTACAACGGCCAGCCGTGGCTGATCACCGGCACCTCCGCCGCGTCGGCATATGCCGCCGGGCTGGCCGCCGGGGTGGCTGACACGCGCGGCGTTCCAACGGCCGACGCCGCCAGCACGGTGAAAAACACCTTCCCGTTCAAGAGCAGCTTCTGA
- a CDS encoding fumarylacetoacetate hydrolase family protein: protein MAAIGRFQRGEETFHAKVVDGELFKLRGDVFGSPSFDKKPTPWKGVRTLVPIVPSKIISVGVNYADHAREMGRTPPKDPLIWFKATTSLIPDGAKIELPFPKHRNDYEAELAVVIGRKIRNVTPAAASRYILGYTAAQDITDRTIQAAESQWARAKSFDTFTPLGPYIETKIDPHELSIQLFQNGQLRQNSNTCQLIFNCYQLVSFISTNITLLPGDVILTGTPGGIAPIQSGDRLEVRIQGLAPLVNTVK from the coding sequence ATGGCAGCCATCGGCCGGTTTCAAAGGGGCGAGGAAACCTTCCACGCGAAAGTGGTGGATGGCGAATTGTTCAAGCTGCGCGGCGACGTCTTCGGTTCGCCTTCCTTCGACAAAAAACCTACCCCCTGGAAAGGCGTCCGCACACTGGTGCCCATTGTGCCCTCCAAGATCATCTCCGTGGGCGTCAATTACGCCGACCACGCCCGCGAAATGGGCCGCACCCCGCCGAAGGATCCCCTGATCTGGTTCAAGGCCACCACGTCGCTCATCCCCGATGGGGCGAAAATTGAGCTGCCGTTTCCCAAGCATCGCAACGATTACGAAGCCGAGCTGGCGGTGGTCATTGGCCGGAAGATCCGGAACGTGACGCCGGCGGCGGCCTCCCGTTACATCCTCGGCTACACGGCCGCGCAGGACATTACGGACCGCACCATCCAGGCGGCCGAAAGCCAGTGGGCCCGCGCGAAGTCGTTTGACACCTTCACGCCACTGGGACCTTACATCGAGACCAAGATCGACCCGCACGAATTGAGCATCCAACTGTTCCAGAACGGCCAGCTCCGGCAGAACTCAAACACCTGCCAGCTCATTTTCAACTGCTACCAGCTGGTCAGTTTCATCTCCACGAACATCACCCTCCTGCCGGGCGACGTCATTCTCACCGGCACACCTGGCGGCATTGCTCCCATTCAAAGCGGCGACCGCCTCGAAGTGCGGATTCAGGGCCTCGCGCCGCTGGTCAACACGGTGAAGTAA